One Calditrichia bacterium DNA window includes the following coding sequences:
- the sucC gene encoding ADP-forming succinate--CoA ligase subunit beta, with product MNIHEYQAKEILKRYGVAVPGGQVAFSADEAEKIAREMGGDIFVVKAQIHAGGRGKGGGVKLAKSPKEVRELAAKMLGMQLVTHQTGPEGKTVHRVLIASGVDIERELYLGVVLDRSVSKLVIMASTEGGVEIEKVAEESPELIFKEYIEPQTGLQPFQARRLAFKLGLTGAQIKHGTKFIMSLYKAFVETDASLAEINPLVVTKSGEVAALDAKIGFDDNALYRHPDIAEMRDTNEEDPLEVRASEHNLNYIKLDGNVGCMVNGAGLAMATMDIIKLAGGEPANFLDVGGGANVETVRNGFEIILSDPHVKAVLVNIFGGIVRCDRVAKGIMEAAKSIDMKVPLVVRLEGTNAVEARQLLSESDMNFEVASSLAEAAEKVVALIK from the coding sequence GCTTTTTCGGCCGACGAAGCCGAGAAGATCGCCCGGGAAATGGGTGGGGATATTTTTGTTGTAAAAGCACAAATTCACGCGGGCGGACGCGGTAAAGGTGGCGGTGTAAAACTTGCCAAAAGCCCGAAAGAAGTGCGCGAACTGGCAGCCAAAATGCTCGGCATGCAGTTGGTTACCCACCAAACCGGACCAGAAGGTAAAACCGTTCACCGCGTGTTGATTGCATCCGGTGTGGATATCGAACGCGAATTGTATCTGGGCGTTGTGCTGGATCGTTCGGTTTCCAAACTGGTGATTATGGCTTCCACCGAAGGCGGTGTGGAAATTGAAAAAGTGGCTGAAGAATCGCCCGAACTGATTTTTAAAGAATATATTGAGCCGCAAACCGGTCTGCAGCCGTTTCAGGCACGCCGGCTGGCGTTCAAATTGGGATTGACCGGTGCACAAATCAAACATGGCACCAAATTTATCATGAGCTTGTACAAAGCGTTTGTGGAAACAGATGCATCGCTGGCGGAAATTAACCCGCTGGTGGTCACCAAATCCGGTGAAGTTGCGGCGCTGGACGCCAAAATCGGCTTCGACGATAACGCGCTGTATCGCCATCCGGATATCGCGGAAATGCGCGACACTAACGAGGAAGATCCGCTGGAAGTCCGCGCGAGCGAACACAACCTCAACTACATCAAACTGGACGGCAACGTTGGCTGTATGGTTAACGGTGCAGGTTTGGCGATGGCAACAATGGACATCATTAAACTGGCTGGCGGCGAACCGGCGAACTTTCTGGATGTCGGCGGCGGCGCAAATGTGGAAACCGTGCGCAACGGCTTCGAAATCATTTTGTCAGATCCGCATGTGAAAGCCGTGCTGGTGAACATTTTCGGCGGTATTGTGCGCTGCGATCGCGTGGCAAAAGGGATTATGGAAGCTGCAAAATCCATCGACATGAAAGTGCCGCTGGTGGTTCGTTTGGAAGGCACCAACGCCGTTGAAGCGCGCCAACTGCTTTCCGAATCTGATATGAATTTCGAAGTTGCCAGCTCCCTCGCGGAAGCGGCGGAAAAAGTGGTCGCTTTGATCAAATAA
- the sucD gene encoding succinate--CoA ligase subunit alpha: MSVIVDDKSRIVVQGITGKEGSFHTQQMLDYGTNVVAGVTPGKGGTKFEEKVPIFNTVKDAVEATGADVSVIFVPPPFAADAIYEAADAGVKWVICITEGIPARDMLNVYNYLQRTNTRMVGPNCPGVISPGKCKVGIMPAFIHKEGSVGVISRSGTLTYEAVHQLTELGLGQSTCIGIGGDPVIGTRYIDALKLFKDDPQTEAVIMIGEIGGTAEEEAAAWIKANFNKPVVAFIAGQTAPPGKRMGHAGAIISGGKGTAAEKMAALKAAGIAVCDSPAVLGETVAKVLKK, translated from the coding sequence ATGAGCGTTATTGTTGATGATAAGAGCCGGATCGTGGTTCAGGGCATCACCGGAAAAGAAGGCTCGTTCCACACCCAGCAAATGCTGGACTACGGCACAAACGTGGTTGCCGGGGTAACGCCGGGCAAAGGCGGAACGAAATTTGAAGAAAAAGTGCCGATTTTCAACACTGTGAAAGATGCCGTTGAAGCCACCGGCGCTGATGTATCGGTGATTTTCGTGCCGCCGCCGTTTGCCGCGGACGCGATTTACGAAGCTGCAGATGCCGGTGTAAAATGGGTAATCTGCATCACAGAAGGCATTCCCGCACGTGATATGTTGAATGTTTACAATTATTTGCAGCGCACCAACACCCGCATGGTCGGACCGAACTGCCCGGGCGTTATTTCTCCCGGAAAATGCAAGGTTGGCATCATGCCCGCATTCATTCACAAAGAAGGCAGCGTTGGCGTGATCAGCCGTTCCGGCACGCTGACTTACGAAGCCGTGCACCAGCTCACCGAACTGGGTTTGGGACAATCGACCTGCATCGGTATCGGTGGCGATCCGGTGATCGGCACCCGCTACATCGATGCGCTGAAATTGTTCAAAGATGACCCGCAAACGGAAGCCGTCATCATGATCGGCGAAATCGGCGGAACCGCGGAAGAAGAAGCAGCAGCGTGGATCAAAGCCAATTTCAACAAACCGGTTGTGGCGTTTATCGCCGGACAAACCGCTCCTCCCGGAAAGCGCATGGGACATGCCGGCGCGATCATTTCCGGTGGCAAAGGCACCGCCGCAGAAAAAATGGCTGCGCTGAAAGCCGCGGGAATCGCAGTTTGCGACAGCCCGGCAGTGCTCGGCGAAACCGTCGCCAAAGTGCTGAAAAAATAA